Proteins encoded by one window of Nicotiana tabacum cultivar K326 chromosome 10, ASM71507v2, whole genome shotgun sequence:
- the LOC142165020 gene encoding uncharacterized protein LOC142165020: MPSYAKFLKEILSSKRKLEEVSVVMLREKCNVILQNKLPQKLGDPDSFTMPCTLGGVYFEKALYDSGASINLMSFSIFKKLDLGEIKDTSVSLQFADQSTKKPKGIIENVLVRVNKFVFPVDFIVLEMKECPNEPIILGRPFLATGRAIIDVHQGQLILRVDEERVIFDMQKILRYSGYETSSSCFLIDMISYLTDEFKDDQLIPDSMERCLIKSGTTHDDDPTIRKEVEIFDKDSEEEEMKSEKVQ; the protein is encoded by the coding sequence ATGCCTTCATATGccaaatttttaaaggaaattttgTCAAGCAAAAGAAAATTAGAAGAAGTTTCTGTGGTAATGCTTAGGGAAAAATGCAATGttatacttcaaaataagctaccaCAAAAACTTGGTGATCCAGACAGTTTTACAATGCCATGCACTTTGGGAGGAGTATATTTTGAAAAAGCACTTTATGATTCTGGAGCTTCAATAAATTTAATGTCATTTTCTATCTTTAAAAAGTTAGATCTTGGTGAAATAAAAGACACAAGTGTTTCTCTTCAGTTTGCAGATCAAAGTACTAAGAAACCTAAAGGAATAATTGAAAATGTACTCGTAAGAGTAAATAAGTTTGTTTTCcctgtagattttatagtacTTGAAATGAAAGAATGTCCTAATGAACCAATAATTTTAGGTAGACCATTTCTTGCTACAGGAAGAGCAATTATAGATGTTCATCAAGGACAATTAATTTTaagagttgatgaagaaagagtcatatttgatatgcaaaagatactaAGATATTCAGGATATGAAACATCATCTTCATGTTTTTTAATTGACATGATTAGTTATCTTACAGATGAATTCAAAGATGATCAATTAATTCCAGATTCAATGGAAAGATGCTTGATCAAATCAGGCACCACACATGACGATGATcccaccatcagaaaagaagttGAAATATTTGACAAAGATTCAGAAGAGGAAGAGATGAAATCCGAAAAAGTTCAATAA